GGATCTATGGCCCGTCATTGGATACATTAAACCAGTTAGGCGAGCAAGCCCGTGGCTTACTGATGGACACAGAGGATGTGATTCATACCCGTGCCACCTTGAGTGCAGGATCACCTAAAGTCTGGTTACAAATAAACGAAGATGCCAGCTTAATGAGTGGTCTCAATTTATCTGATATCGCTAAGCAAATAGAAATGGCGACCACAGGTATTATTGGCGGCAGTATTTTAGAGCAAACGGAATCATTACCTGTTCGAGTTAGGCTTGCTGATACGTCTAGAGAAGAAGCAACGCGTCTAGCAGAACTTAACTTAGTCTCTAGCCAAGGAGACACCATCCCGCTTTCAGCAGTATCACAAAACCAAATTAATGTGAGTCGTGGCGGTATTCCTCGCCGTAACGGCGAGCGAGTGAACACAATAGAAGCATACATTGTCAGTGGGGTTTTGCCCGGTAAGGTGCTTAATGACGTTAAAACAAGGTTAGAACAAATTGAGTTACCGTCTGGTTATCATCTTGAAATTGGTGGTGAAAGTGCCAAACGAGACGAAGCCGTTGGTAATTTACTGTCCAATATCGTCGTGGTAGTGACCCTGCTATTGGCCACTGTAGTGTTATCGTTTAACTCATTCAGATTAACCGCCATTATCTTACTCAGTGCCTTCCAGTCTGCAGGGCTTGGCTTACTAGCCGTTTACCTGTTTGGTTATCCGTTCGGCTTTACCGTCATCATTGGCTTATTGGGCCTAATGGGTCTGGCAATTAACGCTGCTATTGTGATTTTAGCTGAATTAGAAGACGTACCAGAGGCTCGGTTAGGCAATAAAGACACCATTATTGCCTTAGTGAGTGGCTGTGGCAGACACATTGGATCAACCACTATCACTACCATTGGCGGCTTTTTACCCTTGATCATTGCTGGCGGTGGATTCTGGCCACCCTTTGCCATTGCAATAGCGGGCGGTACATTACTAACCACCATGCTGTCACTTATTTGGGTACCCACCATGTACCTTATTTTAATGAAGAAAAAACAACAGAATTCTGAAATATTGTCGCCCGTACAAGTTTAATATAATCAACTACTAACCATCAAAAAAACGACGCATTAATGCGTCGTTTTTTATTATAGAATCGCCAATTACACATTCACGAATTTACTCAATCTAGACATGATCTCAATCAAGTCATCTTGGTCTTATTTACTCTAGATTGGAGTGACCTTTAATTCGGAAACTATCAAATGAACTATCGAAATTGGTCAATAACAAAACAAATAACGTACTTTTCGTTAGCGCTCACGATACTAGTATTCAGTATTATCTCTTCAGTATCCTATTTCAGCTCATCTAATGTATTAAAAGACAAAGCTATTGATTCGATGAACGAGCAAATGCAAAGTAATGCTGCGCTCATCGAACTGCAATATGTCAGCTTATTAAATCTTGCCCGCCGTAACGCTGATATTCTTCGTGCTATGTATCCTGGCAATTTTCATAAACCTGATCGCAGCGTCAGAATTTACAGCACTCAAACCCCTGCACTCGTTCATGAAAATACCCAAATTAATGCCACCAAAAGTAGGGTCGATCGCTTTTCAAATCTCACTGGCGGCACAGCAACTATCTTTGTTAAAGATGGTGATGACTTTTTACGGATCTCAACCTCGCTTAAAAAAGCCGATGGTTCAAGAGCATTAGTGACCTATTTGGGTAAAGGCCACCCAGGTTATCAAACACTAATTAGAGGAGAAACCTACGAAGGGTATGCCAAGTTATTCGGCAAAGATTACATGACAGTTTACCGCCCAATCAAAAATGATAGCGGTGAAGTCATTGGTATTCTGTATATAGGTTTTGACATTACAGAGTCAATCACTGAGCTACAAAAAACCATCAACAATCTGGTGGTAGAAGAATCAGGCTACTATATGCTGGTAAGAAACAGCGATAAAAATCTGATTTCGCATCCTCGATTTAATACTGGGGATGAACTCAACCCTGAAATTTTAAATGGCTTAGATGCCAATAGAATGATCGGCAATCATTTTAGCTACGAGTATCTCAATAATCAGCAAAAAACTATGTTTGCCAATAGCATTAATATCCCAGGTTGGAATTGGACATTAATAGGCTTAACTGAGGCATCAGAGCTAAATAATGAAAGTTTACAGCTGCTATATATCACCGCTGGCGTTGCTGCTTTAGGGATTATTCTAATCAGCGGTTTACTCGCTATGTTACAAGTTAAGACACTAGCACCGCTTAAACTTTTACAACAACAACTGCAAGCATTAGGCAAAGGCGACCTTTCTCAGACATTTGAGGTAAAAGATCCTCAAAGCAACAATGAAATCGACCGCATTACCGCCAGCGCGGCGGACATGTCGACTAATTTAAAAGACTTGATCGACTCATTGCAGCACTCGGTTGAAACATTAGAATCTCAGGCGCAAAAAGCCCAAGAAATGGCAAGGGAAAATGGTGATGAGTCTGAATCACTCATGATGCAAACCAATCAAATCGCCACTGCAATTGAAGAAATGTCAGCCTCTATTCGTGATGTGGCAAATCATTCCAATGAAGGTGCGACTAAAAGCCAGCAAGTGGATGAGTCATCACGTAGCGGTCATCAACAACTTACCGAAGTCGTTGAGTCACTCAATTCACTTAAAACCCAGCTTAATGAAAGCCAAGCTAATATTGAAAATGTCAGTAAAGAAAGTGAAGCCATTAACCAAGTTACCGAAGTGATTAACAGTATTGCCGAGCAAACTAACTTACTGGCGTTAAATGCGGCTATTGAAGCGGCAAGAGCTGGTGAGCAAGGACGCGGCTTTGCAGTGGTAGCTGATGAAGTTCGATCGCTTGCTCAGCGCACTCAGAGCTCGATTTCTGAAATCAGTAAAACCATTGGCCAATTGCAATCGCAAGTTAAAAGCACTGCCCAGCAAATGGAAGACAGTCATAAATTGGGCACTTATTCTGCAGAGCAAGGCATGGAAACCAGTCACCAATTGAGCCAAATCACCGAAAGTATCGGTGAATTAGCTACATTCACTAGCAGCATCGCTAGCGCTACAGAGCAGCAGAGTGCTGTAGCTGATGAAATTACCCGTAATCTTCATCAAATATCTTCGCTTGCCAATGAAGGCCAAGAGCGCGCTGGAGATACAGTTGAAGTGGCTGATGGATTAACAGAGCTCGCAGGTGAACTTAAAACTAAGATTAATTTCTTTAAGGTTTAAGCTCATTTAGTTTAGGTTCATTTAGTTTAGGTTCATTAAGACTTAAGTTAATAGAAGATTTTTATTAGTTGAAATAAACCTTTGCGAACTCAGGTCTTTATTAGGGCATGAACTGAAAAGTTCATGCCCTTTTGTTTCATAACAAATGGCCGTAACAGCAAAAATCAAAGACTGAATAAAATGATTCGCTCAAATTGATAAGGAAAAGCATGAAAAAACGTACCATAGCCGCATTACTTTCAAGCCATGCGCTCGTACTTGCCGTGGGTTTTGGCGCAGGTATTTACGCACTTCCGATTCTGACTGCGCCAGATGCACCTAGTAGCGAGCAAGTAACGTCTATCGACACTCAGCAACGCTTTACCACTGAGTTTACCAGAGATCTAAAAGACAGTGACGCATTGCACTGGGGCGAAGGTAAAGTCACCATTGGTGACGAGTTTATTACCCTCAATGGTAACCTCTCACCTGGGCCTGATTTTAAAGTGTATTTGGCAAAAGAATTTGTCGAGACCGAAGCTGACTTCATTCGCTTAAAATCAACCATGGTTCAAGTGGCAGACGTGAAAACCTTCGATAACTTTTTGGTTCCTATTACTACAAACGTCAATGTCGCCGATTACAACACCATCATCATTTGGTGTGAAAGCTTTAATCAATTCATTACAGCAGCTCAATATCAGTCTATTTAATCGTTAAACAAGACTTTAGCTATTCCTACTATGATTTTTAGCCAATAAAAAACCCTGCACTGTGGCAGGGTTTTATTTTTCTAGCTTAAACTACTGGTTACTTATCAGAGTCAGATTCTTTGATTCTGTCTAAGTTTTCAGTGTTTTCAAGCCAAAGCGCATTAATGATGCCAAAAGCACAGGCTAGTAATACACCTAGTATCCAAGAGAAATACCACATAATGGCTCCTTAATTAATAAAGTGATGTCTTGTTCTTTTCAATGAACTCACGGTTCAAGCGACCAAACATCTTGTAATAAGTCCAAGCGGTATAACTCAGTACAATCGGTACGAAAATGATTGCAGCCCAAGTCATTACAGTAAGTGTAATCTCACTCGCCGTGGCATCCCACATGGTTAAACTCACATTCGGGTCTAATGAAGATGGCATGATGAATGGGAACATTGCTGCGCCACAAGTCAAAATGATACCTGCAATAGCTAATGAGCTAAACAAGAAGGCAAAACCACTACGGTTTAAGCGACTCGCAAGTACAACCAGTACTGGCATAAGCAGACCCAATACAGGGAATAGCATCGTCAGTGGGTACTTATCGTAGTTAGCTAACCAAGCGCCAGCTTCAACAGCAACGGTTTTAGTCGTTGGATTTGAAGGGCCAGCAGTATCGATAGCAGAAGTAATCACGTAACCGTCAATACCGTTTACTAACCAAACACCTGCAATAGCAAATAACACAGCAACAAGAAGACCTGTGATTTGAGCAGCTTTTGCTGCACGAACACGTAGTTCGCCTTCAGTCTTCATTTGTAGCCAAGATGCACCTTGCATCACGAACATAAACGCTGCAATTAAGCCTGCTAATAAACCGAATGGGTTAAGTAAGCCAAATAAGCCACCGTGGTACGTTGCACGTAAGAACTGATCAAAATCAAATGGTACGCCTTGGAGTAAGTTACCAAACGCAACACCGATAATCAGCGGAGGCACAAAGCCACCGATACATAACGCATAATCCCACGACTTACGCCATCTTGGATCTTCAATTTTCGAGCGGTAATCAAAGCCCACTGGACGTAGGAATAAGGCAAACAGTACCAACATCATAGCCACATAGAAGCCAGAGAAAGATACGCCGTAAACCATAGGCCATGCAGCAAACAGTGCACCACCAGCAGTAATTAACCAAACTTGGTTACCATCCCAGTGCGGAGCAATGGTGTTAATCATGATACGGCGGTCAGTATCGTCTTTACCAATGACTGGCAATAACGCACCCACACCCATATCAAAACCGTCGGTCACAGAGAATCCAATTAGCAACACGCCAATCAGAGCCCACCAGATAAATCTTAGTATTTCATAATCAAACATAATCAGGTCCTCAGATTAAGCATCTTGGTTTTCAAAATGATATCTACCTGTCTTAAGGCTTGATGGGCCAAGACGAGCAAACTTAAACATTAAGAACAATTCAATCACTAGTAGAATCGAGTAGAACACAGTGATAGAAATGATACTGAACCACAGATCCGAAGTCGTTAGACTCGACGCTGACATAAAGGTCGGAAGCACTTCTGAAATAGTCCAAGGTTGACGACCGTATTCAGCCACAAACCAACCACATTCAATCGCAATCCAAGGTAACGGTAAGCTGTAAAGTGCAGCACGTAATACCCAAGGCTTCTCTTCAATCTTATGGCGCGTGCTTTGCCAGAACGCAGCAGCGAACACGAATAACATAATCACACCGGCACCAACCATAATACGGAATGACCAGAACATAGGTGCTACGTTAGGGATTGAGTCTTTAGCTGCAGCTTTAATTTGCTCTTCTGTCGCATCAACCACATTTTCAGTGTAACGCTTCAATAGCAAGCCATAACCTAAGTCACCTTTAGTCGCTTCAAAGTTGGCTCGTAGCTCAGGACTTTCGTCACCAGCTTTAAGTTGCTCAAGGAATGAGTAAGCAATCATACCGTTACGAATGCGGATCTCATGCTCATCAATTAAATCGATAATCCCTGTCACTTGCTCATCTAGTGAACGTGTCGCAATGATACCCATTGCAAAAGGAATTTTAATTGCGAAGTCAGTTTCCATTTTTTCTTGATTCGGGAAACCTACAGCAGTAAAGGCTGCTGGAGCTGGCTCAGTGTGCCACTCAGCTTCAATTGCTGCTAACTTAACGCGTTGTACTTCACCGACTTTATAGCCAGATTCATCACCTAATACGATAACCGAAAGGATAGATGCCATACCGAAACTTGCAGCAATCGCAAACGAGCGACGAGCAAACGGTAAGTCACGACCTTTAAGGATGTAGTAAGAGCTGATTGCAAGAACGAACATCGCACCAGCAACATAACCAGATGCTACAGTATGAACGAACTTAACTTGCGCTACTGGGTTAAATACCACTTCAGCGAAGCTGGTCATTTCCATACGCATTGTTTCGTAGTTAAACACAGAACCTACAGGGTTTTGCATCCAACCGTTTGCA
This window of the Shewanella goraebulensis genome carries:
- a CDS encoding cytochrome ubiquinol oxidase subunit I, with product MIIEEVVELSRLQFALTAMYHFLFVPLTLGLAFILAIMESLYVMTDNQIYKDMTKFWGKLFGINFALGVTTGLAMEFQFGTNWAYFSHYVGDIFGAPLAIEGLMAFFLESTLVGMFFFGWDRFSKRQHLAVTWLVAIASNMSALWILVANGWMQNPVGSVFNYETMRMEMTSFAEVVFNPVAQVKFVHTVASGYVAGAMFVLAISSYYILKGRDLPFARRSFAIAASFGMASILSVIVLGDESGYKVGEVQRVKLAAIEAEWHTEPAPAAFTAVGFPNQEKMETDFAIKIPFAMGIIATRSLDEQVTGIIDLIDEHEIRIRNGMIAYSFLEQLKAGDESPELRANFEATKGDLGYGLLLKRYTENVVDATEEQIKAAAKDSIPNVAPMFWSFRIMVGAGVIMLFVFAAAFWQSTRHKIEEKPWVLRAALYSLPLPWIAIECGWFVAEYGRQPWTISEVLPTFMSASSLTTSDLWFSIISITVFYSILLVIELFLMFKFARLGPSSLKTGRYHFENQDA
- the cydB gene encoding cytochrome d ubiquinol oxidase subunit II; the protein is MFDYEILRFIWWALIGVLLIGFSVTDGFDMGVGALLPVIGKDDTDRRIMINTIAPHWDGNQVWLITAGGALFAAWPMVYGVSFSGFYVAMMLVLFALFLRPVGFDYRSKIEDPRWRKSWDYALCIGGFVPPLIIGVAFGNLLQGVPFDFDQFLRATYHGGLFGLLNPFGLLAGLIAAFMFVMQGASWLQMKTEGELRVRAAKAAQITGLLVAVLFAIAGVWLVNGIDGYVITSAIDTAGPSNPTTKTVAVEAGAWLANYDKYPLTMLFPVLGLLMPVLVVLASRLNRSGFAFLFSSLAIAGIILTCGAAMFPFIMPSSLDPNVSLTMWDATASEITLTVMTWAAIIFVPIVLSYTAWTYYKMFGRLNREFIEKNKTSLY
- a CDS encoding methyl-accepting chemotaxis protein, which produces MNYRNWSITKQITYFSLALTILVFSIISSVSYFSSSNVLKDKAIDSMNEQMQSNAALIELQYVSLLNLARRNADILRAMYPGNFHKPDRSVRIYSTQTPALVHENTQINATKSRVDRFSNLTGGTATIFVKDGDDFLRISTSLKKADGSRALVTYLGKGHPGYQTLIRGETYEGYAKLFGKDYMTVYRPIKNDSGEVIGILYIGFDITESITELQKTINNLVVEESGYYMLVRNSDKNLISHPRFNTGDELNPEILNGLDANRMIGNHFSYEYLNNQQKTMFANSINIPGWNWTLIGLTEASELNNESLQLLYITAGVAALGIILISGLLAMLQVKTLAPLKLLQQQLQALGKGDLSQTFEVKDPQSNNEIDRITASAADMSTNLKDLIDSLQHSVETLESQAQKAQEMARENGDESESLMMQTNQIATAIEEMSASIRDVANHSNEGATKSQQVDESSRSGHQQLTEVVESLNSLKTQLNESQANIENVSKESEAINQVTEVINSIAEQTNLLALNAAIEAARAGEQGRGFAVVADEVRSLAQRTQSSISEISKTIGQLQSQVKSTAQQMEDSHKLGTYSAEQGMETSHQLSQITESIGELATFTSSIASATEQQSAVADEITRNLHQISSLANEGQERAGDTVEVADGLTELAGELKTKINFFKV
- a CDS encoding DM13 domain-containing protein, whose amino-acid sequence is MKKRTIAALLSSHALVLAVGFGAGIYALPILTAPDAPSSEQVTSIDTQQRFTTEFTRDLKDSDALHWGEGKVTIGDEFITLNGNLSPGPDFKVYLAKEFVETEADFIRLKSTMVQVADVKTFDNFLVPITTNVNVADYNTIIIWCESFNQFITAAQYQSI
- the cydX gene encoding cytochrome bd-I oxidase subunit CydX, whose translation is MWYFSWILGVLLACAFGIINALWLENTENLDRIKESDSDK